One window of the Rhodothermales bacterium genome contains the following:
- a CDS encoding nuclear transport factor 2 family protein, whose amino-acid sequence MRAFPLVVFLAFTASANAQNRTPLPPVPDAIELPDELDRVLRDYEAAWLGSDEAALAALFTPDGFILRPGHGPVRGREAIREAYANSGGAGLILTAYAYAHEGDVGYIIGGYRYDPDGIDSGKYTLTLRRLEDGRWYIASDMDNGNRR is encoded by the coding sequence ATGCGCGCCTTCCCCCTCGTTGTATTTCTTGCTTTCACGGCCAGTGCCAATGCCCAGAATCGCACGCCCTTGCCACCGGTGCCAGACGCGATCGAGCTTCCCGACGAGTTGGACCGGGTCCTGCGCGACTACGAGGCCGCCTGGCTGGGGAGCGATGAGGCCGCGCTTGCGGCACTGTTCACACCTGACGGCTTCATCCTCCGTCCGGGCCACGGTCCGGTTCGTGGTCGCGAGGCTATCCGAGAGGCCTACGCCAACAGCGGGGGCGCCGGTCTGATTCTGACTGCTTACGCCTACGCCCATGAGGGAGACGTGGGGTACATCATCGGCGGATACCGGTACGACCCGGACGGCATCGACTCCGGGAAATACACGCTTACACTCCGCAGGCTGGAGGACGGACGCTGGTACATCGCATCTGACATGGACAACGGGAATCGGCGCTAG
- a CDS encoding response regulator — translation MNGAPTSGSPKLEREARPRVLCVDDEPHILSAIRRQLRKLYDVTIIDTPEQALELLEDQTFEVIISDERMPGIPGHEFLAEAKMRAPDAMRILLTGQADPEDVASAINKSGIFKYLQKPWGDSELKEAIEAALNKRRELAMQREAREKTEAQNFRFAEYNRKLSAKVQKSNMELTEAQRTIREAAAQSAAAMVAMMDWADPVLGEHCKRVHDLVKAMVERMSLVKAEARAACHAALLHDIGKLKTGRSRSLDPELAFAHAQVGAELVASVPGLEYVAQCVAAHHERFDGRGYPGALSGEEIPLGARIIAVSNAFDHALYGAGHHNTASKEKAMEEVRKLTSRDFDPLVVAVLIEEVSKDAWVPSPGLTSVDILNLQPGMEIARTFRSLDGKVVAPEGHLLKEQDVQRIRKLGQTNTVPTHIIITQQA, via the coding sequence ATGAACGGCGCTCCAACATCAGGCTCCCCAAAGCTCGAGCGGGAGGCACGTCCACGTGTGCTTTGCGTGGACGATGAACCCCATATCCTGTCGGCGATCAGGCGCCAGCTCCGGAAGCTGTACGATGTGACCATCATCGACACTCCGGAGCAGGCGCTGGAGTTGCTCGAGGACCAGACTTTCGAGGTCATCATTTCTGACGAGCGAATGCCCGGCATACCGGGGCATGAGTTTCTGGCTGAGGCTAAAATGCGCGCTCCTGACGCGATGCGCATTCTCTTGACCGGGCAGGCAGACCCGGAGGATGTGGCCTCGGCCATCAACAAGTCCGGCATCTTCAAATACCTCCAGAAGCCCTGGGGAGACTCAGAGCTGAAAGAGGCCATCGAGGCAGCCCTCAACAAGCGGCGCGAACTCGCGATGCAGCGGGAGGCTCGGGAAAAGACCGAGGCCCAGAACTTCCGGTTCGCCGAATACAATCGGAAGCTGAGCGCCAAGGTCCAGAAGTCAAACATGGAGCTGACCGAGGCGCAGCGCACGATTCGGGAGGCGGCCGCTCAGTCAGCCGCCGCCATGGTCGCCATGATGGATTGGGCAGACCCCGTTCTGGGAGAACACTGCAAACGGGTGCACGACCTGGTCAAGGCCATGGTCGAGCGCATGAGCCTGGTCAAGGCGGAAGCGCGGGCTGCCTGCCACGCGGCGCTGCTGCACGACATCGGGAAGCTCAAGACGGGCCGAAGCCGGAGTCTGGATCCAGAGCTTGCGTTCGCACATGCTCAGGTGGGTGCGGAACTCGTTGCCTCCGTGCCCGGCCTGGAATACGTAGCGCAGTGCGTTGCTGCGCATCACGAACGATTCGATGGACGAGGCTATCCAGGTGCGCTGTCAGGCGAAGAAATCCCGCTTGGGGCCCGAATTATCGCCGTATCGAACGCATTTGACCATGCCTTGTATGGCGCGGGTCATCACAATACGGCCTCCAAGGAGAAGGCCATGGAGGAGGTCCGCAAGCTGACCTCAAGGGATTTTGACCCTCTCGTCGTCGCTGTCCTGATTGAGGAGGTGAGCAAAGACGCCTGGGTACCCTCGCCGGGCCTGACCAGCGTCGACATTCTCAACCTTCAGCCCGGAATGGAAATCGCACGAACCTTCCGAAGCCTCGATGGCAAGGTGGTCGCTCCTGAGGGCCACCTGCTGAAAGAGCAGGACGTCCAGCGAATCCGCAAGCTGGGCCAGACCAACACGGTTCCGACACACATCATCATAACGCAACAGGCCTAG
- a CDS encoding endonuclease/exonuclease/phosphatase family protein, which produces MALFPAAFPYLAALTALLVGVTLLPLSRSTKWWVRGWDFPRLQLAGFALLLLGAQLTLLEYVWWQTWLVPGITAACLIYQAWWIVPYTPFYPAQVKLARESNPDRTLRIINANVLTPNRNAAKLLAIVRERNPDILVTLESDSWWESQLDALQEAYAHTIRCPLDNLYGMHVYSRLPLSDPRIEFLVERDVPSMHACVHLPSGDRVRAHFLHPAPPSPTENPESAERDAELIVVAQAVEGADLPVVVTGDLNDVAWSKTTRLFRKISGLLDPRIGRGTFNTFHSDYWFARWPLDHIFHSHHFQLVKLERLGHFGSDHFPLYSELVLRPHADQEPESAEAEDRSLAQELAERKDVTSEDVPEPR; this is translated from the coding sequence ATGGCTCTGTTCCCGGCAGCTTTTCCGTATCTGGCAGCCCTTACAGCCCTCCTGGTGGGCGTGACGCTGCTTCCTCTCTCGCGCTCGACAAAGTGGTGGGTGCGCGGCTGGGATTTCCCACGGCTGCAGCTGGCAGGCTTCGCACTACTGCTACTCGGGGCCCAGCTGACCCTGCTGGAGTATGTCTGGTGGCAGACCTGGCTGGTGCCTGGAATCACCGCAGCTTGCCTGATCTACCAGGCGTGGTGGATCGTTCCATACACGCCCTTCTACCCGGCTCAGGTGAAGCTGGCTCGTGAATCGAACCCGGACCGAACGCTGAGGATCATCAACGCGAACGTGCTGACGCCGAACCGGAACGCCGCGAAGCTGCTGGCCATCGTGCGTGAGCGGAATCCGGACATTCTGGTCACCCTTGAGTCTGATTCCTGGTGGGAGTCGCAGCTGGACGCTCTGCAGGAAGCGTATGCCCACACGATCCGTTGCCCACTGGACAATCTGTACGGCATGCATGTCTATTCCCGACTGCCGCTGAGCGATCCCCGGATTGAGTTTCTGGTGGAGCGGGACGTGCCGTCGATGCATGCCTGCGTGCATCTACCGTCGGGAGACCGCGTGCGTGCGCATTTCCTGCACCCGGCTCCGCCGTCCCCGACGGAGAACCCGGAATCGGCTGAACGCGACGCCGAACTGATTGTGGTGGCGCAGGCCGTAGAAGGTGCCGACTTGCCTGTGGTCGTTACCGGTGACCTGAACGATGTGGCTTGGTCCAAGACCACCAGACTCTTTCGCAAGATCTCCGGACTGCTCGATCCGAGGATCGGTCGCGGAACGTTCAACACGTTCCACTCCGACTACTGGTTCGCCCGGTGGCCGCTGGATCACATCTTCCACAGCCACCATTTTCAGTTGGTGAAGCTGGAACGCCTGGGTCACTTTGGCTCCGATCATTTTCCGCTGTACAGCGAACTCGTGCTGCGCCCGCACGCCGACCAGGAACCGGAATCCGCCGAAGCCGAAGACCGTTCGTTGGCACAGGAATTGGCAGAAAGGAAGGATGTCACATCAGAAGACGTACCCGAGCCGCGTTAA
- a CDS encoding PD40 domain-containing protein has product MLALLSLVLIVPQQVPVERIDLYDPGNGGYLGAETSWFSPTGNRLRLEITDPSGDASLLFFLRHDRLGREEEGVYFEGGNLDANWERFSYSGDSLKTTTYLRDDGSPGARTESILDPKGREIRKRYFRSDSTQYGREEVLWDEAGNQLGWDFSYVEREGGSSFRYSYAPLQRGAWTRRTRSRNGVAERLEQRSPSTEPVPVPFLPGIVSTSAFETSPSFSVDGQVMVFARYEDWGAKVPYIARQQDGAFVVRPLEHLGPVYNLALSPDGETVFFSREDRVFSAAVAGGAVRDLTAEFGIQGGYVSFDQDGNLFAHDPEIRGITRAPADGTGWAPPQPLFVPESGEAFDAVPLGDGRLLLTWCGDERCGVAAGNGLQILEDGSLRQIRGVPYAWGAQPVPALGILVFTDGDDILALPLPDTDLTHD; this is encoded by the coding sequence ATGCTTGCTCTGTTGTCCCTGGTTTTGATTGTCCCTCAGCAGGTGCCCGTTGAGCGGATCGATTTGTACGATCCTGGTAACGGGGGCTATCTCGGAGCCGAAACCAGCTGGTTTTCCCCAACAGGAAATCGCCTGAGACTGGAGATCACCGATCCGTCCGGAGACGCCTCTTTGCTCTTCTTCCTGCGACACGACCGGTTGGGCCGCGAGGAGGAAGGTGTGTATTTCGAGGGAGGTAACCTGGACGCGAACTGGGAGCGGTTTTCCTATTCCGGCGACTCCCTCAAGACTACCACCTACCTACGTGATGACGGCTCTCCGGGAGCTCGTACCGAGTCGATCCTCGATCCGAAAGGCCGTGAAATCCGGAAACGCTATTTCCGTAGCGACAGCACACAGTATGGTCGTGAGGAGGTCCTTTGGGACGAGGCCGGAAACCAGCTTGGGTGGGATTTCAGCTATGTGGAACGGGAGGGCGGGTCCTCCTTTCGCTACTCCTACGCGCCGTTGCAACGGGGAGCGTGGACGCGCCGCACGCGCTCCCGAAACGGCGTCGCCGAACGGCTTGAGCAACGGAGCCCATCGACCGAACCCGTCCCGGTGCCGTTCCTGCCAGGTATCGTTTCGACCTCGGCATTCGAGACCTCTCCCTCTTTCTCTGTCGATGGACAGGTCATGGTCTTTGCGCGCTACGAAGACTGGGGTGCCAAAGTCCCCTACATAGCCCGCCAACAGGACGGAGCCTTTGTCGTGCGCCCCCTGGAACACCTGGGGCCGGTCTACAACCTCGCCCTGTCCCCGGACGGTGAAACGGTCTTCTTCTCGCGAGAGGACCGCGTGTTCAGCGCAGCGGTCGCGGGAGGAGCCGTGCGCGACCTGACGGCCGAATTTGGCATCCAGGGCGGCTATGTATCGTTTGACCAGGATGGCAACCTCTTTGCCCATGATCCGGAGATCCGGGGCATCACCCGTGCGCCGGCCGACGGCACCGGCTGGGCACCCCCGCAGCCACTCTTCGTGCCGGAGTCGGGCGAGGCCTTCGACGCGGTTCCGTTGGGCGACGGCCGGCTGCTGCTGACGTGGTGTGGAGACGAGCGATGCGGGGTTGCAGCCGGCAACGGATTGCAGATCCTTGAAGACGGCTCGCTCCGCCAGATCCGGGGTGTGCCCTATGCCTGGGGCGCCCAGCCGGTACCGGCGCTGGGGATCCTGGTCTTCACCGACGGCGACGACATTCTTGCGCTACCTTTGCCGGACACGGACCTGACTCATGATTAA
- a CDS encoding DUF1499 domain-containing protein, producing MRRSPLPFVLLSMALFSCTGTRPDTLGVQRDGRLAPCPGTPNCVSSDADPDDEEHYIDPLSFSGPAESAWAAALDAVRSHPRTEVVAEEEGWAHAESTSRVFRFVDDVELHLRAEEGHIAIRSASRLGRSDLGVNRKRVEAVRARFRAALDGSS from the coding sequence ATGCGCCGCTCACCCCTTCCGTTCGTGCTTCTGTCCATGGCCCTGTTTTCCTGCACCGGCACACGCCCCGATACACTCGGCGTGCAGAGGGATGGACGCCTTGCCCCGTGTCCCGGCACGCCCAATTGTGTGTCGTCAGACGCGGATCCGGATGATGAGGAGCACTACATAGATCCGCTGTCGTTCAGCGGCCCCGCAGAAAGCGCGTGGGCCGCTGCTCTGGATGCTGTACGCAGCCATCCGCGCACCGAGGTCGTTGCCGAGGAAGAAGGGTGGGCACATGCCGAGAGCACGAGCCGGGTCTTCCGTTTCGTCGATGATGTCGAGCTCCACCTTCGGGCCGAGGAAGGACACATCGCCATCCGATCAGCCTCTCGCCTCGGGCGCTCCGACCTGGGAGTGAATCGAAAGCGTGTTGAGGCCGTCCGTGCTCGATTCCGCGCCGCGCTGGATGGCAGTTCGTGA
- a CDS encoding response regulator transcription factor, translated as MSFRVVVADAHPVVRRGLRAMLADAPAFEKVLECASIEAVREAIKAEAPDVLILDPSLGGGAGLELIAEIKSSSDTRVLVISTFEERVYALRVLRAGAAGFLPKTATQDRIVEACERVAKRKLAFSEAVLSALVNQSSTIGGEPEEILSNRELEVFTLLGRGLSPQGISDCLSIALATVYKHVANIKEKLGVPAGSGLTHYATMWILEGRARPGSGSVAAA; from the coding sequence ATGAGCTTCCGAGTCGTCGTCGCAGACGCGCACCCCGTGGTGCGCAGAGGGCTGCGTGCAATGCTGGCGGATGCGCCGGCATTCGAAAAAGTTCTGGAATGCGCCTCCATTGAGGCGGTGCGAGAAGCCATTAAGGCCGAGGCGCCTGACGTGCTCATTCTCGACCCTTCGCTTGGTGGTGGAGCCGGTCTGGAGCTTATCGCGGAGATCAAGTCCAGCTCGGATACCCGGGTGCTTGTGATTTCCACATTTGAGGAGCGGGTCTATGCCCTGCGCGTGCTGCGAGCAGGCGCGGCCGGGTTCTTGCCGAAGACCGCAACCCAGGATCGCATTGTTGAAGCGTGCGAGCGGGTTGCCAAACGTAAACTCGCTTTTAGTGAAGCCGTGCTCTCCGCACTGGTCAACCAGTCGTCGACCATTGGCGGTGAGCCCGAGGAGATTCTCTCGAATCGGGAATTGGAGGTGTTCACACTCCTAGGTCGCGGGTTGTCACCCCAGGGGATCTCGGACTGCCTCAGTATCGCGCTGGCCACGGTCTACAAACACGTGGCGAACATCAAGGAAAAACTGGGCGTGCCGGCCGGAAGCGGACTTACACACTACGCTACCATGTGGATTCTTGAGGGCCGTGCGCGTCCCGGTTCGGGATCCGTAGCGGCGGCTTGA
- a CDS encoding dihydrofolate reductase family protein, protein MRKLVLSAAVSLDGFIAGPDGEIDWILMDPDIDFGELIGRFDALLVGRKSWEEQQNYGGGMFNGLDAWVISRTLAEDEGRGCKVSPDLAATVAELKASGGRDIWLFGGGDLFRSAFDLALVDEVQVAVIPVLLGGGLPLLPSGKRGPSLTLLRSRVFGKTGTVLLDYEVKR, encoded by the coding sequence ATGAGAAAGCTCGTTCTGTCGGCCGCAGTGAGTCTGGACGGATTCATTGCCGGCCCCGATGGCGAAATCGACTGGATTCTGATGGATCCGGACATCGATTTCGGGGAATTGATAGGCCGCTTCGATGCCCTGTTGGTCGGCCGCAAATCGTGGGAGGAGCAGCAGAACTACGGGGGAGGCATGTTCAACGGCCTGGATGCCTGGGTGATATCCAGGACCCTGGCCGAGGATGAGGGTCGGGGCTGTAAGGTTTCTCCGGATCTCGCTGCGACGGTGGCAGAGCTTAAAGCCTCCGGCGGCCGGGACATCTGGCTGTTCGGAGGTGGAGACCTGTTCCGATCCGCCTTTGATCTGGCCCTGGTGGATGAGGTTCAGGTTGCCGTTATCCCGGTGCTCCTGGGTGGCGGGCTGCCCCTGCTGCCGAGCGGGAAGCGAGGGCCCTCGCTGACCCTGCTCCGTTCCCGCGTGTTCGGAAAAACCGGCACGGTCCTGCTGGACTACGAGGTGAAGCGCTGA
- a CDS encoding nuclear transport factor 2 family protein: MSLKDNVQDFVNKCDSGQMMDAFEQYYADDIKITEANGDTFHGKDNQRQRIADWMSTVEEIHGGAHPAWGVNEETGSAFIQSQTDVTFKQGGRMLFEEVAVQTWKDGKIVEERFFYNMPG; this comes from the coding sequence ATGAGCCTGAAAGACAACGTCCAGGATTTCGTCAACAAGTGTGACAGCGGCCAGATGATGGACGCATTCGAGCAGTACTACGCGGACGACATCAAGATCACCGAAGCCAACGGAGATACCTTCCATGGGAAGGATAACCAGCGGCAACGCATAGCGGACTGGATGTCCACCGTCGAAGAAATCCATGGGGGCGCCCATCCGGCATGGGGCGTCAATGAGGAGACGGGAAGCGCGTTCATTCAGTCACAAACGGACGTGACTTTCAAGCAGGGAGGCCGGATGCTGTTTGAAGAGGTCGCCGTACAGACCTGGAAGGACGGCAAAATCGTCGAAGAGAGGTTCTTCTATAACATGCCGGGGTAA
- a CDS encoding HDOD domain-containing protein, which translates to MSVPTRIIFVDDEVNILTSLRRLLRRMRSEWDMAFVEGPEEAIAEMSKAPFDVVVSDMRMPGMSGAELLEITRRENPGVVRIILSGYATQEALLRAVGPAHNFLSKPCDRETLVENIHRSLAVRQRLESPAIRDLILKVDSLPSLPSAYEQLTAAVAAGESDVEVMGRIVRKDIGISTKLLQFVNSSYFGLAESLSDPLEAVRFLGLGTVKGLVASNKLFSQAESSAVGALHQTAYQTAAIVRDLASSVPGVPEDQACLAALTHEAGRLLLAESYPDAYREVVTESENSGRGLSDVEREAFGLTHTEIAGRLLEIWGIPDPVVEAVTFWQTPSESGAQTVTPLALLHTAKALQAEAQGASFLPDCEYLDRVGLAGRLASWKREFLPRLGHAA; encoded by the coding sequence ATGAGTGTCCCGACACGCATCATCTTCGTTGATGACGAAGTCAACATCCTGACATCCCTTCGCAGACTGCTCAGACGCATGCGGTCCGAGTGGGACATGGCCTTCGTCGAGGGCCCGGAGGAGGCGATCGCTGAAATGTCAAAAGCGCCCTTCGACGTGGTGGTCTCGGACATGCGTATGCCGGGCATGAGCGGCGCCGAACTGCTCGAGATCACCAGAAGGGAGAATCCGGGCGTGGTGCGCATCATTCTTTCGGGGTACGCGACCCAGGAGGCGCTTCTACGCGCTGTCGGGCCGGCGCACAATTTTCTTTCAAAGCCGTGCGACCGGGAGACCCTGGTCGAGAATATCCACCGCTCGCTGGCTGTACGTCAACGTCTGGAATCACCGGCGATCCGGGACCTGATTCTGAAGGTGGACTCACTTCCCAGCTTGCCCAGCGCCTACGAGCAGCTGACTGCAGCCGTGGCGGCGGGCGAATCAGACGTCGAGGTGATGGGCCGAATTGTGCGGAAGGACATCGGGATTAGCACCAAGCTGCTCCAGTTCGTCAATTCCTCCTACTTCGGTTTGGCAGAGTCTCTCAGCGACCCACTGGAGGCGGTGCGCTTTCTCGGACTGGGCACGGTCAAGGGTCTGGTTGCATCCAACAAGCTGTTTAGCCAGGCCGAGTCCTCGGCCGTCGGAGCCTTGCATCAGACTGCCTATCAGACGGCGGCGATCGTGCGGGATCTCGCCAGCAGTGTGCCGGGAGTTCCGGAGGACCAGGCCTGTCTGGCGGCGCTTACTCATGAAGCGGGGCGACTGTTGCTGGCCGAAAGCTACCCCGACGCCTATCGCGAGGTGGTGACGGAGTCGGAGAACTCTGGGCGTGGCCTGTCGGATGTCGAGCGCGAGGCCTTCGGGCTGACGCACACCGAGATCGCCGGTCGACTGCTCGAAATCTGGGGCATCCCGGACCCGGTGGTCGAGGCGGTCACGTTCTGGCAAACGCCATCTGAATCCGGGGCCCAGACGGTCACACCGCTAGCCTTGTTACACACGGCAAAGGCCCTTCAGGCGGAGGCACAGGGCGCCTCATTTCTACCGGACTGCGAGTACCTCGATCGAGTCGGACTGGCCGGCAGGCTCGCAAGCTGGAAGCGCGAGTTCCTACCCCGTCTTGGCCATGCGGCGTGA
- a CDS encoding DUF2164 domain-containing protein codes for MGITLNDEDRANAVNSVKEYAREHFDEPMGDLAAGFLIDFFLEEIAPSVYNQGVLDASRRAQAKLLDVEAELEEPTFTHWNGKR; via the coding sequence ATGGGCATCACACTGAACGATGAGGACCGCGCCAATGCGGTGAACTCCGTAAAGGAGTACGCGCGCGAGCACTTTGATGAGCCGATGGGAGACCTGGCCGCGGGCTTCCTGATCGATTTCTTTCTGGAGGAGATCGCCCCGTCGGTCTACAACCAGGGTGTTCTGGATGCCAGTCGGCGTGCGCAGGCCAAACTGCTGGACGTGGAGGCCGAACTCGAAGAACCGACCTTCACCCACTGGAACGGGAAGCGCTGA
- a CDS encoding serine hydrolase, with amino-acid sequence MRPLLILLALLSVSCRQAHHPQQAAIDRVVRAAFATGGSAGLGVSIVQGDEVIYEAHLGLADASSAIPVTEQTLWYISSTSKSLTGFGLALLVEDGLVDAESPISDYLPDAEWPSGYDAAGSTVADFLAHTHGLGNGPLVLSAAFTGEFPESDFPRLLQYNTPREDRSLAYSNLGYNVASMVIERVTGLSWKSFLDERVLSPVGMRDTHARTSGINRDRIAKPHRVLVDGSLATMPFVKTDRTMNAAGGTLSTIGDLTRWVRVQMNGGMLNGDRVFPADVVANAHRILRPQDRQFAFFQRDGWGMGFDIGSYREQHMVSRFGGYQGTRSHISFLPEAGIGVVAQVNGPAGSAITDIVAAYAFDVLQGRADADSLADARIAELAAQTAELPDRVRQFEQIQEQRDQPLPHPLTAYAGSYQDPALGVVDVETRGDTLYMHWGVLSGPMTVFDATTNAMRHELLGGGSVARFVFDGQDTATAIEMFDRRLTRR; translated from the coding sequence ATGCGCCCCCTTTTGATTCTGCTTGCCCTGCTGTCAGTGTCCTGCCGCCAGGCTCACCATCCTCAACAGGCGGCAATTGACCGCGTGGTGCGCGCCGCGTTCGCGACTGGCGGATCTGCAGGTCTTGGAGTTTCCATCGTACAGGGGGACGAGGTGATCTACGAAGCCCACCTGGGGCTTGCCGACGCATCGTCCGCGATTCCAGTGACTGAACAGACGCTGTGGTACATCTCCTCCACCTCCAAGTCCCTGACCGGGTTTGGGCTTGCGCTGCTGGTGGAGGACGGCCTCGTCGATGCAGAATCGCCCATTTCGGACTACTTGCCCGACGCTGAGTGGCCCTCGGGCTACGACGCGGCAGGGAGTACGGTCGCCGACTTCCTCGCCCACACACACGGCCTCGGAAACGGACCGCTGGTGCTATCGGCGGCATTTACGGGCGAATTTCCAGAGTCCGATTTTCCGCGATTGCTGCAGTACAACACCCCGAGGGAGGATCGCTCGCTGGCGTACAGCAACCTTGGCTACAATGTCGCGAGCATGGTCATTGAGCGGGTCACGGGCCTGTCCTGGAAGTCCTTCCTTGACGAGCGCGTGCTGAGCCCCGTCGGTATGCGTGACACGCATGCCCGCACATCGGGCATCAATCGAGATCGCATCGCAAAGCCCCATCGAGTCCTGGTGGACGGATCCCTGGCTACGATGCCCTTCGTCAAGACGGACAGAACCATGAACGCCGCGGGCGGCACGTTGTCCACCATTGGCGATTTGACCCGCTGGGTGCGCGTCCAGATGAATGGTGGCATGCTGAATGGCGACCGGGTGTTTCCTGCCGATGTCGTCGCGAACGCCCATCGCATTCTCCGCCCCCAGGACCGCCAGTTCGCCTTCTTCCAGCGCGACGGCTGGGGCATGGGCTTCGACATCGGCAGCTACCGGGAACAGCATATGGTGAGTCGCTTCGGCGGCTATCAGGGGACCCGGTCTCACATTTCGTTCCTGCCCGAGGCGGGCATCGGCGTGGTGGCCCAGGTCAACGGACCCGCCGGTTCGGCCATCACAGACATTGTTGCCGCCTACGCATTCGATGTGCTGCAGGGCCGTGCCGACGCCGATTCGCTGGCAGATGCGCGCATCGCGGAACTCGCCGCCCAAACGGCTGAGCTTCCCGATCGCGTGCGGCAGTTTGAGCAGATCCAGGAGCAGCGCGACCAGCCACTACCGCACCCCTTGACCGCGTACGCGGGCAGTTATCAGGACCCCGCACTCGGTGTGGTGGACGTAGAGACGCGCGGGGACACCTTGTACATGCACTGGGGCGTGCTCTCCGGCCCGATGACCGTCTTCGACGCCACTACCAACGCGATGCGCCATGAATTGCTCGGGGGTGGATCGGTGGCTCGATTCGTGTTCGATGGACAGGACACAGCCACGGCCATCGAGATGTTCGACCGCAGGCTAACCCGGAGGTAG
- a CDS encoding SDR family NAD(P)-dependent oxidoreductase yields the protein MPLALVTGASSGIGAATASALVAEGYRVALVARSMDRLLEVADPLGEAATVHALDASDGDAVLNLVGALGAVDVLVNSAGAGAWKRIEETSPQEAVVMMNAPYQAAFNATHAVMPGMLQRGKGVIVHVGSPASMCPWPSSVGYAASRFALRGLHEALCMDLHGSGVASCHVVFGRVESPYFERNAHAAERIPGIGNIVRTIQPEEAARIVVRTVLHPRKNVYHPLSLRLNYALFAVAPWLTRYLLRSTGYSQ from the coding sequence ATGCCGTTGGCCCTTGTGACGGGCGCATCGAGCGGAATTGGCGCCGCGACCGCGTCCGCCCTTGTCGCTGAGGGCTATCGCGTGGCCCTTGTCGCTCGCTCCATGGACCGGCTGCTCGAAGTGGCCGATCCCCTGGGCGAAGCGGCCACCGTGCATGCTCTGGACGCGTCAGACGGCGATGCCGTTCTCAATCTCGTCGGAGCACTGGGCGCGGTCGATGTGCTGGTCAACTCGGCAGGCGCCGGAGCATGGAAGCGCATTGAGGAAACCTCGCCCCAGGAGGCCGTGGTCATGATGAACGCTCCCTATCAGGCCGCATTCAATGCCACACACGCCGTCATGCCCGGCATGCTGCAGCGCGGCAAGGGCGTCATTGTGCATGTGGGGTCTCCCGCTTCCATGTGCCCCTGGCCGTCCAGTGTCGGCTATGCCGCGTCGCGGTTTGCGCTGCGAGGGCTTCACGAAGCACTGTGCATGGACCTTCACGGCTCGGGCGTTGCCAGTTGCCACGTAGTGTTTGGCCGCGTGGAAAGCCCCTACTTTGAACGGAATGCCCATGCGGCAGAACGCATACCGGGCATCGGCAACATTGTGCGCACCATCCAGCCGGAGGAGGCGGCGCGCATTGTTGTCAGGACGGTGCTTCATCCCCGGAAGAACGTGTACCACCCGCTCAGCCTGAGGCTGAACTACGCGCTTTTTGCCGTAGCCCCCTGGCTGACGCGTTATCTGCTCAGATCCACCGGGTATTCCCAGTGA